One Candidatus Margulisiibacteriota bacterium genomic region harbors:
- the lexA gene encoding transcriptional repressor LexA, which translates to MSPLTKRQQEIFEYISSYIDKNNYSPTYEEIKDNFGLSALSTVHEHITELVNKGYLLRDEKSPRGIAVIPKKKQYMEIPLLGIIRAGKPIEAIETANEYIKIVREPVLKGNLYALKVEGDSMINDGIFSDDIVIAKKQSVADNGDMVVAVIDDNEATLKRFYLEKNRVKLQPANPKYEPIYRKEVEIRGVVIKIIRNLK; encoded by the coding sequence ATGAGCCCACTAACAAAAAGACAACAAGAAATATTTGAATATATTTCTTCATATATAGATAAAAATAACTACTCCCCAACGTATGAAGAAATAAAAGATAATTTTGGATTATCTGCCCTTTCAACCGTTCACGAACATATTACCGAATTGGTTAATAAAGGCTATTTATTGAGAGACGAAAAAAGTCCCCGAGGAATTGCAGTTATCCCCAAGAAAAAACAGTATATGGAAATTCCGTTATTGGGCATTATACGAGCGGGTAAACCAATTGAAGCCATAGAAACAGCAAATGAATACATAAAAATAGTTCGGGAACCGGTTTTGAAAGGCAATTTATACGCTTTAAAAGTCGAGGGTGATTCAATGATCAATGACGGAATTTTCAGCGATGATATTGTTATTGCCAAAAAACAGTCGGTGGCGGATAACGGGGATATGGTTGTAGCCGTGATAGATGACAACGAAGCCACTTTAAAAAGGTTTTATTTGGAAAAAAATAGAGTAAAGCTGCAACCGGCTAATCCGAAGTATGAACCGATTTATAGAAAGGAGGTAGAGATAAGAGGGGTGGTCATTAAAATTATAAGAAATTTAAAATAA